From the genome of Aspergillus fumigatus Af293 chromosome 1, whole genome shotgun sequence, one region includes:
- a CDS encoding YchF/Obg family ATPase, which translates to MPPKKAVVQEKVLLGRPGNNLKSGIVGLANVGKSTLFQAITKSSLGNPANFPYATIDPEEARVIVPDERFDWLCEHYKPKSQVPANLTVYDIAGLTRGASTGAGLGNAFLSHIRAVDAIFQVVRCFDDAEIIHVEGDVDPVRDLTIISEELRIKDIEFVEKALESLSKQTRRGGQSLEMKKLREEEATVAKVLQFLKDGNDVRKGDWTPKEVEVINPLFLLTAKPVVYLVNLSEKDYIRQKNKYLPKVFEWIQKNSPGDPLIPISVSFEERLAAFGDDARAAEECKALNTKSALPKVIVTMRQVLNLASFFTTGSDEVRQWTIRKGTKAPAAAGVIHTDFEKTFIQAIVYNYTTLREYGDEAAVKAAGKIMTKGKDYVVEDGDILLIKAGAAKG; encoded by the exons atgCCTCCCAAGAAGGCCGTCGTCCAGGAGAAGGTCCTGTTGGGCCGTCCAGGAAACAACCTGAAGAGTGGTATC GTCGGACTGGCCAACGTCGGCAAGTCGACACTCTTCCAGGCCATCACCAAGTCGTCTCTGGGTAACCCGGCGAACTTCCCCTATGCCACTATCGATCCCGAAGAGGCTCGTGTCATCGTCCCTGATGAGCGATTCGACTGGCTCTGCGAACACTACAAGCCCAAGTCTCAGGTTCCCGCCAACTTGACCGTGTATGATATCGCCGGTCTGACCCGAGGTGCCTCTACTGGTGCTGGTCTGGGAAATGCTTTCCTTTCCCACATCCGTGCTGTCGAtgccatcttccaggtcgTCCGATGCTTCGACGATGCTGAGATTATCCATGTCGAAGGTGATGTCGATCCCGTCCGTGATCTGACCATCATCAGCGAGGAGTTGCGGATCAAGGATATCGAGTTTGTCGAGAAGGCACTCGAGAGCTTGAGCAAGCAGACAAGGCGCGGCGGACAGTCTCttgagatgaagaagctgcgtgaggaggaggccacCGTTGCCAAAGTGCTTCAGTTCCTGAAAGATGGAAACGACGTCCGCAAGGGTGACTGGACTCCCAAAGAG GTTGAGGTTATCAACCCTCTCTTCCTGCTCACGGCCAAGCCCGTTGTCTATCTTGTCAACCTCAGCGAGAAGGACTACATCCGTCAGAAGAACAAGTACCTGCCCAAGGTCTTTGAGTGGATCCAGAAGAACTCCCCCGGTGATCCTCTGATCCCcatctccgtctccttcGAGGAGCGCTTGGCTGCCTTCGGCGATGACGCCAGGGCAGCTGAGGAGTGCAAGGCCTTAAACACCAAGTCCGCTCTGCCCAAGGTTATTGTCACTATGCGCCAAGTCCTCAACTTGGCCAGTTTCTTCACCACTGGTTCAGACGAAGTCCGTCAATGGACTATCCGCAAGGGCACCAAGGCGCCCGCGGCTGCTGGTGTGATTCACACTGACTTTGAGAAGACCTTCATTCAGGCCATTGTGTACAACTACACCACCCTGCGGGAGTATGGCGACGAAGCCGCTGTGAAAGCCGCCGGCAAGATCAtgaccaagggcaaggactATGTAGTGGAAGATGGTGACATTCTCCTCATCAAGGCCGGTGCCGCTAAGGGCTAA
- the hir1 gene encoding putative histone transcription regulator Hir1 translates to MEHEVGMDADISDFTLGADGYVRIWSTEAIYNTGNPEYANKPKQLASMSNHSGTIHTVRFSPNGKYLASGADDKIVCIYTLDANPPSHASTFGSNEAPPVENWRTIRRLIGHDNDVQDLGWSYDSSILVSVGLDSKVVVWSGHTFEKLKTLSIHQSHVKGITFDPANKYFATASDDRTVRIFRFTSPSPNSTAHDQMNNFVLEHTISAPFQNSPLTAYFRRCSWSPDGMHIAAANAVNGPVSSVAIINRGSWDGDINLIGHEAPVEVCAFSPRLYSSQPVSKSAVDNQNHAMQNVTVIACAGGDKSLSIWITSNPRPIVVAQEMAAKSISDLAWSPDGKCLFATALDGTILAVRFEDGELGYPMAMEENEKSLTKFGTNRRGAGIAETTDGLLLEEKSKAGEIKDVEGRMGALMGDGHATAESMVNGKTAPLPSNGATPARGPSPAADTQKAQPNGTAATPAAPEPEKPDPYQAKLERLKQRPTYTKDGKKRIAPLLVSGAGAAESSLPQARLMASVSSQVKADVPQSIVDLSKPFDGLPKGGLSALLFGNKRKLAQLEGDEDGHVEKRVALASQNGATPILANTPDGLLPAQPQPAPTGQQPTPEFIRPAVTNPCMAISQLRLAVPKVRSQIVRAIDSNGRPTEPPSATGEPGKSRADVVFEARNPSPASLTGRAVDREPVRLTLFRGEQPLWQDFLPRTVLLVTGNQSMWSAACEDGSVYIWSPAGRRLVSALVLEAQPVILECNGPWILCISAVGMCYVWNVKHLSSPHPPISLQPVLDAAIHTLGAHPSAAPAITNARINSEGRVVVALSNGEGYSYSPSMYTWQRVSEAWWAVGSQYWNSTEAPVGNLQSAGPQQDKETTAAVSAGIIPFLERNTTNETLLRGRAYFLQRLIKVLLSREGYESFESSVSIAHMENRLAAALSLGAKEEFRLYLSMYAKRLGAEGLKMKVEELLKGLIGGLFEEEDETGTGRRLQANEKEDRNWQESSDTLCGWPREVLLKEVILALGKHRDLQRVTVPYAKLLGVVDNESEDNDAMET, encoded by the exons ATGGAACACGAGGTTGGGATGGATGCTGATATAAGCGATTTTACTCTGGGTGCAGATGGATACGTTCGAATATGGTCAACGGAAGCGATCTATAACACGGGGAACCCCGAGTATGCGAACAAGCCCAAGCAGCTTGCGTCGATGAGCAACCATTCGGGCACGATTCATACGGTTCGATTCTCGCCCAATGGCAAGTACCTGGCGTCGGGTGCGGACGATAAGATAGTCTGTATCTATACATTGGATGCGAATCCTCCTTCACATGCGTCGACGTTCG GGTCGAACGAGGCGCCGCCTGTGGAGAATTGGCGCACGATACGGAGATTGATCGGCCATGACAATGATGTTCAAGATCTAGGATGGTCGTACGATTCTTCAATTTTGGTATCTGTAGGACTGGATTCCAAGGTCGTGGTCTGGTCAGGGCATACATTCGAAAAATTGAAGACATTGTCCATCCACCAGAGCCATGTCAAGGGAATTACGTTCGATCCGGCAAATAAATACTTCGCCACGGCGAGTGACGACCGCACAGTCCGTATCTTTCGATTTACGTCGCCTTCGCCAAATTCTACGGCTCATGATCAGATGAACAATTTTGTGCTCGAACACACCATATCTGCGCCTTTCCAAAACTCACCACTTACAGCCTATTTCCGTCGCTGCTCATGGTCACCAGACGGAATGCACATTGCGGCTGCCAACGCAGTGAACGGGCCTGTTAGTTCTGTTGCAATTATCAACCGAGGTTCGTGGGATGGagatatcaatctcatcgGCCACGAAGCACCGGTGGAGGTATGCGCTTTCTCCCCGCGATTGTATTCGAGTCAACCGGTCAGCAAATCGGCGGTTGATAATCAGAATCATGCAATGCAGAATGTGACAGTCATCGCATGCGCTGGCGGAGACAAGTCACTGAGCATTTGGATCACTAGTAACCCTAGACCCATTGTGGTTGCCCAGGAGATGGCTGCCAAGTCAATCTCAGATCTAGCCTGGAGCCCCGATGGGAAATGCCTCTTTGCGACTGCCCTCGATGGTACGATTCTTGCCGTTCGCTTCGAGGACGGGGAGCTAGGCTACCCAATGGCGATggaagagaacgagaagtCGCTTACAAAATTCGGCACCAACAGAAGAGGCGCTGGTATCGCTGAGACTACGGATGGGCTACTgcttgaagagaagagtAAAGCTGGAGAGATCAAAGACGTCGAGGGGCGAATGGGTGCTTTAATGGGCGACGGTCATGCCACAGCAGAAAGTATGGTCAATGGCAAGACGGCACCGCTTCCGTCAAACGGTGCAACACCCGCGCGAGGTCCCTCGCCTGCTGCAGATACGCAGAAGGCTCAGCCTAACGGCACCGCAGCAACACCCGCAGCCCCAGAACCGGAGAAGCCAGATCCGTACCAGGCGAAGTTGGAGAGGCTGAAGCAGCGCCCGACGTACACGAAGGATGGCAAGAAGCGAATCGCGCCTCTTCTGGTATCAGGAGCGGGGGCGGCAGAGTcatctcttcctcaagcACGGCTTATGGCTTCAGTCAGTAGCCAAGTGAAGGCCGATGTGCCACAGTCGATTGTCGATCTTTCGAAACCTTTTGATGGATTACCTAAGGGTGGACTTTCTGCGTTGCTTTTCGGGAATAAGCGAAAGCTCGCGCAACTCGagggcgatgaagatggacaTGTGGAGAAACGGGTCGCACTGGCAAGTCAGAACGGCGCGACACCAATCCTCGCAAATACGCCGGATGGACTTCTTCCGGCGCAACCTCAACCTGCACCAACGGGACAGCAGCCAACGCCGGAGTTCATAAGGCCTGCTGTAACGAACCCCTGCATGGCGATCAGCCAGCTCCGTCTCGCGGTACCAAAGGTCCGCAGCCAGATCGTGCGAGCCATTGATTCCAACGGCAGGCCGACGGAACCGCCTAGCGCTACAGGAGAGCCGGGGAAATCGCGGGCTGACGTTGTCTTCGAGGCTCGTAATCCTTCCCCCGCAAGCTTGACAGGTAGAGCTGTAGATCGCGAGCCTGTACGACTCACGCTGTTTCGCGGCGAACAGCCACTGTGGCAGGATTTCCTCCCACGGACTGTGCTTCTGGTGACTGGTAACCAGAGCATGTGGTCTGCTGCCTGCGAAGATGGATCAGTCTACATCTGGTCACCTGCGGGCCGGCGACTTGTCAGCGCTCTCGTGCTTGAAGCGCAACCAGTGATTCTGGAATGCAATGGCCCATGGATTCTGTGTATATCAGCGGTGGGTATGTGCTATGTCTGGAACGTCAAGCATCTTTCTTCCCCTCACCCTCCCATCTCCCTCCAACCGGTCCTCGACGCGGCAATTCACACGCTGGGTGCGCATCCGTCCGCGGCTCCAGCAATCACCAATGCGCGAATCAACTCGGAGGGTCGGGTGGTGGTCGCATTGTCCAATGGCGAAGGGTACTCCTATTCGCCTTCCATGTACACTTGGCAGCGCGTCTCCGAGGCATGGTGGGCTGTTGGCAGTCAATACTGGAACTCCACAGAAGCTCCGGTGGGTAACCTGCAGTCTGCGGGACCGCAGCAAGACAAAGAGACCACGGCCGCCGTCTCAGCTGGTATTATTCCGTTCCTGGAACGCAATACGACAAACGAGACGCTTCTCCGCGGACGAGCGTACTTCCTGCAGCGGCTGATCAAAGTCCTCTTATCTCGCGAGGGCTACGAGAGCTTCGAGTCAAGTGTGTCTATTGCCCATATGGAGAACAGACTTGCCGCAGCGTTATCGCTGGGAGCTAAAGAAGAGTTCCGCCTCTATTTGTCTATGTATGCCAAGCGTCTCGGGGCGGAGGGCCTCAAGATGAAggttgaggagctgctgAAGGGTCTGATTGGTGGCCTatttgaggaggaggacgagacAGGCACAGGCCGCCGGTTACAAGCGAACGAAAAGGAGGATCGAAACTGGCAGGAGAGCTCGGACACCCTCTGTGGCTGGCCACGCGAggtgctgttgaaggaggtgATTTTAGCCTTGG GTAAACACCGGGATCTGCAGCGAGTGACTGTCCCCTATGCCAAGCTGCTGGGCGTGGTAGACAATGAGTCCGAAGACAACGACGCAATGGAAACATAA
- a CDS encoding translation machinery-associated protein 20: protein MLIEVGNKVSPQAAAQKSSPRCSAAYAKSSSTHIPASSRISMRSSPRKLNSTRPDRATLYTIESTPLFYQPMDGPPIPHLKLLHSYPDALPTVQIDRGAIRFVLSGAALMAPGLTSPGGRLPDAEHALEKGQVVAVMAEGKEHACMVGPLKVGTEEMKEKKKGVVMDEGHYLGDGLWKMHWD from the exons ATGCTAATAGAAGTTGGAAATAAAGTATCCCCCCAAGCGGCCGCTCAAAAGTCAAGTCCTCGGTGCAGCGCGGCCTACGCCAAAAGTTCCTCGACACATATCCCGGCTTCGAGCCGTATATCGATGAGATCCTCCCCAAGAAAGCTCAACTCGACGCG ACCGGATAGGGCGACACTCTACACCATCGAATCGACCCCTCTGTTCTACCAGCCCATGGATGGGCCGCCGATCCCACATCTCAAACTGCTTCATTCCTACCCTGATGCATTGCCGACGGTTCAAATCGATCGGGGCGCGATCCGGTTCGTGCTTTCAGGTGCGGCGCTCATGGCGCCTGGGTTGACGTCGCCTGGTGGGCGGTTACCTGATGCGGAGCATGCGTTGGAGAAGGGGCAGGTGGTTGCGGTCATGGCTGAAGGGAAGGAGCATGCGTGTATGGTTGGGCCGTTGAAGGTCGGAacggaggagatgaaggagaagaagaagggtgtGGTTATGGACGAGGGGCATTATCTGGGCGACGGCTTGTGGAAGATGCATTGGGATTGA
- a CDS encoding RIC1 family protein, translating to MYWPNGVPRVYAINGPGIPVTSHIDSEANEREIVEEERSLTDHNDKGEGPETESAWANEAITGLCISRTGHIFATMTDSSIAVWQTRPTTVVAAIARSASSMKTYGSNVAVLMHPDSTILAVQTLGGYLLTYTIATDPTSRVYQQHFDQSSQSRRQQLARLSAEDDANAVRDVSLHFRMAIKIESGIVKALALDRELVVATVKPAAVQCIRWAPDASGAQTTSELLSRTLNVSKRTSLTDMVYDRAINLLVWVTSEGQAYAVQRLPESTSTAGSPKKLFQGHCFHDPKRDGEQAVKVAINARFSLLTVNCANGEILVYTAKDYLGNVPFSHKLPLPASPTTIGNLNFMSYSPDGYCLFAGYDHGWTTWSVFGKPGGNSFSVDRSLAANNSEDWLTGVSNGCWVGGGSDILLTGRNDRRIWILETARSALTGCFSSANLARGLLQTGTEVILYRGHDLPDLMSISGKDSLWHHAQYPPAYLHSQWPIRSSVVSQDGRYIAIAGRRGLAHYSVNSGRWKVFEDPKTENSFAVRGGMCWYGHILIAAVESDGSYELRLYSRELSLNKHSVLHTEHLPSPVVFIGPSGEDSLLVYTYDNILYHYIINSMQQRITLVPVGQIAFNGIVRAPTRVRAISWVLPEDQMRNGDPSQDVKVASVLLLVDGNMVLLQPTLAESGELKYDMRVISHDVEYYILMRDQFSFNFAPPVDESIPASPSAEAALSAYHHSDQSLRDSLWIFCGKELLVWGDVHDVLQREEVPKPVQVPLDFYPLSVLLNKGIVLGVESEMIQRRDVTFVALKFAIRTHLFLPYVLQHDLVRGDLAAALTLCQRFSHLSYFPHALEMLLHHVLDDDVDNERKESKTDDPSRRHEPLLPSVISFLQASLPIKVFLDIVVQCTRKTELRSWRTLFNHLPPPKDLFEQALRLNSLKTAVGYLLVLQAMEDEGEGGHEAPIEDYVVRLIGLASQNSDWELCGELARFLIALDASGDMLRRAISRVGLRNAVQSGGGLTSNGSGITSKGLGLDIYSPPWPTLSPTSSVSPHSRQQISPDDQGSPVDSTTDDQSTFSAISH from the exons ATGTACTGGCCAAATGGAGTTCCGCGGGTCTATGCGATCAATGGCCCAGGGATTCCAGTTACTTCACATATAGATTCCGAGGCGAATGAGCGTGAgattgttgaggaggagagatcTCTAACGGATCACAATGATAAGGGAGAGGGGCCCGAAACTGAGTCGGCCTGGGCCAATGAGGCCATTACTGGTCTGTGTATTTCTCGGACCGGTCACATATTTGCGACGATGACCGACTCCTCGATAGCTGTTTGGCAGACTAGA CCTACTACAGTTGTTGCTGCGATTGCCCGCTCCGCCTCGTCCATGAAGACATATGGGTCGAATGTCGCTGTTCTGATGCATCCTGACTCGACGATCCTTGCTGTGCAGACACTTGGTGGATATCTGCTTACTTACACGATTGCCACCGACCCCACAAGTCGCGTATATCAACAACATTTCGATCAATCGAGTCAGAGCCGTCGTCAGCAGCTCGCTCGACTGTCTGCCGAGGACGATGCGAATGCAGTGCGTGATGTCAGCCTCCACTTTCGGATGGCAATCAAGATCGAATCTGGTATTGTCAAAGCTCTGGCTCTTGACCGGGAGCTGGTTGTAGCCACCGTCAAACCAGCAGCTGTCCAATGCATTCGGTGGGCTCCGGATGCAAGCGGAGCCCAGACCACGTCAGAGCTACTCAGCCGTACTCTGAATGTTTCAAAGCGGACCTCTCTCACGGATATGGTCTACGATCGAGCGATCAATCTATTGGTGTGGGTTACCAGCGAAGGACAAGCATATGCCGTACAACGACTGCCTGAGAGCACCAGCACAGCAGGATCTCCAAAGAAACTTTTCCAAGGCCACTGCTTCCACGATCCGAAGCGTGATGGGGAACAGGCAGTCAAGGTCGCGATCAATGCCCGATTTTCGTTGCTCACAGTGAACTGCGCCAATGGTGAGATTCTCGTCTATACGGCAAAAGACTATCTGGGCAATGTTCCATTTTCACACAAGCTCCCACTACCCGCTTCTCCTACTACCATTGGCAACTTGAACTTCATGTCCTACTCTCCGGATGGATATTGTCTTTTTGCAGGCTATGATCATGGCTGGACAACATGGAGCGTATTTGGCAAACCCGGTGGAAACAGCTTCTCGGTGGATAGATCACTCGCTGCAAACAATTCAGAAGACTGGTTGACTGGGGTGTCCAATGGATGCTGGGTAGGTGGAGGGTCAGACATACTATTGACAGGGCGGAATGACCGACGCATATGGATCCTTGAAACAGCCCGAAGCGCTCTTACGGGCTGTTTTTCTTCGGCTAACCTAGCCAGAGGCTTGTTACAGACTGGCACAGAAGTCATCTTGTATCGTGGCCATGATTTACCTGATCTTATGTCAATCTCGGGCAAGGACTCACTGTGGCACCATGCACAGTATCCTCCAGCGTACCTCCATTCCCAGTGGCCGATCCGCTCGAGTGTTGTCTCACAAGACGGACGATACATAGCCATTGCAGGTAGACGGGGACTGGCGCATTACAGCGTCAATAGTGGTCGCTGGAAAGTCTTTGAAGATCCGAAGACAGAAAATTCATTCGCCGTTCGCGGCGGCATGTGCTGGTATGGGCACATTTTGATTGCCGCCGTCGAAAGCGATGGCTCCTACGAG TTGCGTCTATATTCCCGAGAACTATCTTTGAACAAGCATTCAGTATTGCACACAGAACACCTTCCCTCGCCGGTAGTGTTCATAGGACCTTCAGGCGAAGATTCCCTTCTCGTCTACACTTATGATAACATTTTATACCATTATATTATCAACTCGATGCAGCAACGGATAACCCTTGTCCCTGTCGGTCAGATTGCGTTCAATGGTATTGTGCGGGCACCTACCAGAGTTCGGGCGATTAGCTGGGTACTGCCGGAGGATCAGATGC GGAACGGCGACCCGTCTCAAGATGTAAAGGTGGCATCGGTGCTGCTCTTGGTTGACGGAAACATGGTTCTGTTACAACCGACCTTGGCAGAATCTGGCGAACTTAAATATGATATGCGGGTGATCTCTCACGACGTTGAGTACTATATCTTGATGCGAGATCAATTCTCCTTCAATTTTGCACCGCCGGTGGATGAGTCTATTCCAGCCAGCCCCTCGGCCGAGGCGGCATTGAGTGCGTACCACCATAGTGATCAATCACTGCGGGACTCCCTCTGGATATTCTGCGGCAAGGAATTGCTCGTCTGGGGGGATGTGCATGACGTTCTGCAACGAGAGGAAGTACCAAAGCCAGTCCAAGTGCCTTTGGACTTCTACCCACTGTCGGTACTGTTGAACAAGGGCATAGTTCTGGGTGTCGAGTCAGAAATGATACAAAGACGTGATGTCACATTTGTCGCTCTGAAATTCGCTATACGG ACCCATTTATTCCTACCATATGTCCTACAACATGATCTTGTCCGTGGAGACCTCGCGGCAGCGCTCACACTATGCCAACGTTTCTCCCACCTCTCATATTTCCCTCATGCCTTAGAAATGCTTTTGCACCACGTCCtggatgacgatgttgataacgagaggaaagagagcaaGACAGATGATCCCTCACGAAGACACGAGCCACTATTGCCATCCGTCATTTCATTCCTTCAAGCATCACTGCCGATCAAAGTATTTTTGGACATCGTTGTCCAGTGCACAAGGAAGACCGAGCTTCGCTCATGGCGCACCCTGTTCAACCACCTGCCCCCTCCAAAGGATCTTTTCGAACAGGCCCTGAGGCTCAACTCCCTTAAGACGGCAGTGGGGTATCTGCTCGTCTTACAAGCCATGGAGGACGAAGGCGAGGGTGGTCACGAGGCTCCAATTGAAGACTATGTTGTCCGCCTCATTGGTCTTGCATCACAAAATAGTGATTGGGAGCTCTGTGGTGAACTGGCACGGTTCCTAATTGCTCTTGATGCATCTGGGGATATGCTTCGACGCGCTATCTCGCGGGTCGGGCTGAGAAACGCAGTTCAATCAGGAGGCGGGCTGACCTCGAACGGCTCTGGGATCACTTCCAAAGGATTAGGCTTGGACATTTATTCACCACCTTGGCCAACATTATCGCCAACATCGTCCGTTTCCCCACACTCGCGACAACAGATTAGTCCAGATGACCAAGGATCCCCTGTGGACAGCACGACAGACGATCAGAGCACATTCTCTGCGATCAGTCACTGA
- the tim44 gene encoding protein translocase subunit TIM44, translating into MISASKMSAVARAATLRSHVPGLRTTYSNAIASSRTLIHKSAYSTSIPTSPTVLQRQQTSFPTGVQLISPYTALPLTRSFHIATARWQQQQKEKHSEEPKSEKSEEAKSEGGKEEGQKEAPPPPPPHGDKTPWQVFRETLQAEFKASKEWNESTKALASSAQEFAENENIKRARAAYEAASGAATSKTSAALKKTGQAIGKGAAWTWETPVVKGIRKGVSATGAGLEKATRPVRETEAYKNVKEAIDDGSSSRYGGWIEKEERRRQRQLREQKEMMKSGRRSTEPLVEDPNAGTNLTIHKDSAWKESWREFKESNPMMQKLFALKETYNESENPLISTARSISDRVASFFAENETAQVIKKFREMDPNFQMESFLREMREYILPEVLDAYVKGDIETLKLWLSDAQFHVYAALSKQYTTAGLKSDGRILDIRGVDVSHARMLEPGEIPVFVVTCRTQEVHVYRNVKTGELAAGMEDKVQLVTYAIGLTRIPEDVNNPETRGWRLIELQKAARDYI; encoded by the exons ATGATCTCGGCTAGCAAAATGTCGGCTGTCGCACGGGCGGCCACTCTACGGTCCCATGTTCCCGGCCTGAGGACGACATACAGCAATGCCATCGCTTCTTCGCGGACTCTGATTCATAAAAGTGCTTATTCGACCTCCATCCCTACCTCGCCTACAGTATTACAGCGCCAACAAACGTCCTTCCCGACAGGCGTTCAACTTATTTCTCCGTATACTGCTTTGCCATTGACGCGGTCATTCCATATTGCCACTGCCCGTTGGCAACAACAGCAAAAAGAGAAGCATAGTGAAGAACCAAAAAGTGAAAAGAGCGAAGAGGCGAAGAGTGAAGGGggcaaggaagaaggacagaaggaggcgcctccaccaccgccgcctcACGGAGACAAGACTCCATGGCAGGTTTTCAGAGAGACTCTCCAAGCAGAGTTCAAGGCATCAAAGGAATGGAATGAGTCTACTAAGGCTCTCGCATCGTCTGCTCAAGAGTTCGCCGAGAACGAGAATATCAAGCGCGCTCGTGCCGCTTATGAAGCCGCTTCGGGTGCAGCAACTTCGAAGACGTCGGCTGCGTTGAAAAAAACCGGTCAGGCCATCGGAAAAGGAGCTGCATGGACATGGGAAACCCCTGTTGTTAAGGGTATCAGGAAGGGTGTCAGCGCCACTGGTGCCGGACTTGAAAAGGCCACAAGACCCGTACGTGAGACGGAGGCCTACAAGAACGTAAAGGAAGCCATCGACGACGGAAGTAGCTCCCGCTATGGTGGCTggattgagaaggaggagcgcCGTAGACAGCGGCAATTGCGTGAGCAGAAGGAAATGATGAAGAGCGGGCGCCGTTCGACCGAGCCGCTGGTTGAAGATCCAAA TGCTGGTACCAATCTCACTATTCACAAGGACTCTGCTTGGAAAGAGTCGTGGCGCGAATTCAAGGAGTCAAATCCTATGATGCAGAAACTCTTTGCTCTGAAGGAGACATACAATGAATCTGAGAACCCTCTCATCAGTACGGCACGCAGCATCTCGGATCGTgtcgccagcttcttcgccGAAAATGAGACTGCCCAGGTCATCAAGAAGTTCCGGGAGATGGACCCCAATTTCCAGATGGAGTCGTTCCTGAGGGAGATGCGCGAATATATTCTGCCAGAAGTACTGGATGCGTACGTCAAAGGCGATATTGAGACACTCAAGCTTTGGCTCTCTGATGCGCAATTCCATGTTTACGCTGCTCTTTCCAAACAATACACCACTGCGGGACTCAAGTCGGATGGCCGCATCCTCGATATCCGAGGTGTTGACGTTTCTCACGCCCGTATGCTGGAGCCAGGCGAGATCCCCGTCTTCGTTGTGACCTGCCGTACACAAGAGGTACATGTTTACCGCAACGTTAAGACGGGTGAACTCGCAGCTGGTATGGAAGACAAGGTGCAGCTGGTTACCTATGCTATTGGTCTCACGAGAATACCCGAGGACGTCAACAATCCCGAGACCAGAGGATGGAGGTTGATTGAACTGCAGAAGGCTGCCCGTGATTACATCTAA
- a CDS encoding mitochondrial 37S ribosomal protein uS11m, translated as MNSFNSWIKALSHTSRSCQGRVISQHVMRPFSTTMSPSSSAKEKTREIERQILNPNSEQTTDDNSPLSAITRMMQGEKARASQAVSRDYSRMAESLEAEMIKYPYADRSPPHHLHVYAHKHNTLLTLTQPNGNPMLSMSCGHLGFRKGGRSGYDPAYQLTSHVFGQIQERGFLMDIKRLEIVFQGFGQGREAFTKVLLGSEGKNIRGLVSRVTDSTRIKFGGTRSRKVRRLG; from the coding sequence ATGAATTCTTTCAACTCCTGGATCAAGGCACTGTCACATACTAGCCGGTCATGCCAGGGCCGAGTGATCTCCCAACACGTGATGCGTCCATTTTCTACCACCATGAGCCCCAGCTCAAgcgcaaaagaaaagacccGCGAAATTGAGAGACAAATTCTGAATCCCAATTCAGAACAGACCACTGACGATAATTCGCCGCTCTCTGCTATTACTAGAATGATGCAGGGAGAAAAAGCTCGCGCTAGCCAGGCCGTCAGTCGGGACTACTCCCGCATGGCCGAGAGTTTGGAAGCAGAGATGATTAAATACCCATATGCCGATcgttctcctcctcaccatctTCACGTTTACGCCCACAAACACAATACTCTCCTGACGCTGACGCAGCCGAACGGGAACCCAATGCTGTCGATGAGCTGCGGACACCTCGGTTTTCGGAAAGGAGGCCGTTCTGGATATGACCCAGCTTATCAGTTGACGTCCCACGTGTTTGGTCAAATTCAGGAAAGAGGTTTTCTCATGGACATTAAACGACTTGAAATTGTCTTTCAGGGCTTCGGTCAGGGTCGAGAAGCGTTTACCAAGGTTCTGCTTGGCAGTGAGGGAAAGAATATTCGCGGGCTGGTGAGTCGAGTGACAGATTCGACACGGATAAAGTTCGGTGGtacaagaagcagaaaggtCCGCAGATTGGGTTAA